From Phragmites australis chromosome 5, lpPhrAust1.1, whole genome shotgun sequence, a single genomic window includes:
- the LOC133919185 gene encoding uncharacterized protein LOC133919185 isoform X1: protein MLEKIGLPPRPSMRGAAWVVDASHCQGCSVQFSLFTRKHHCQRCGGLFCSSCTQQRMVLRGQGDSPVRICDPCKKLEEAARFELRYGHKNRAGKANTKAASKPEDEILSEILGDDGAQTQFSRKESLDSELPGRTVSTASASSSSSRRTSATFSMDGNGDESLSTEAHNYELNNASIFTPDELRQQAVEEKKRYKALKSEGKPEEALRAFKHGKELERQAAALELELRKSRRMATKAPNVTAVVSSQTTDSSDEVEIKKVLTGKRVKKEKNDLASELRELGWSDADLRDETKAAPMSVEGELSQLLREVAPRSVEVKKTGGIDKSQVNALKRQALLLKREGRLSEAKEELKKAKILEKQLEEQEILGEAEESDDDLAAIIQNMDDDNHEDILLDNPRIPALNFEQILGASDDHAIDGNFDVTDDDLDDPDMAAALKSFGWSEEDDKQLENHGSVSSSNQEALNEKVLALKRETVANRRSGNVAEAMSLLKKAKLLEMDLETEDVTIAEMNARPVSAPKSKLAIQRELLALKKKALALRREGKVHEAEEELKKGSVLEKQLAELENSSKPVTKETMSIGSTPPYKVEPPSLDLADEGYEAEVTDNDMHDPALLSVLKNMGWEDVDTDSVKRSDTAISHVAQKSSKTKGQIQKELLGIKRKALAFRREGKNKEAEEELEKARVLEQQLAEIEESGNLVANQQVVSTAGHQIRENKPNVQHVPSVDTSLLPSSVINTMKGDVLLPVHADEPGISMGTLSSSPSKPQTETIVSKQGHAGKRSSDGTPSALSRSAFTDTLRTEKVSHSPSDVLDHKEAQKEHGDDTLKDEILLHKRKAVAFKREGKMAEAREELKLAKLLEKRLEGAQQNSVDGGDDSTTSVVQQSNLIQQPASANKQTDALTSAPSQTNKSIQPPKVMSSRDRLKIQRESLAHKRNALKLRREGRTAEADAEFELAKALESQLEDSDNQGSSSGGKSSEPNDAVVEDLFDPQIMSALKSIGWSDADLSTQSSNAQPPKKAEPKQASVATSKPQSEKSQLEEQIKGEKLKALNLKREGKQTDALEALRSAKRLEKKLASLS from the exons ATGTTGGAGAAGATTGGGCTGCCGCCGAGGCCGTCCATGCGAGGGGCCGCCTGGGTAGTCGATGCATCCCACTGCCAGGGTTGTTCTGTTCAATTCTCCTTGTTCACTAGGAAG CACCATTGCCAAAGATGTGGAGGCTTGTTCTGCAGCAGCTGCACCCAGCAGAGGATGGTTTTACGTGGACAGGGTGACTCACCAGTTCGAATTTGTGATCCTTGTAAAAAGCTTGAGGAAGCAGCACGCTTTGAGTTGAGATATGGACACAAAAATAGAGCTGGGAAAG CCAATACAAAAGCAGCTTCTAAACCAGAAGATGAAATTCTAAGTGAAATCCTTGGAGATGATGGAGCACAGACCCAGTTTTCTCGCAAGGAATCTCTGGATTCTGAGCTTCCTGGGAGAACCGTGAGCACTGCCAGTGCCTCCAGTTCTAGTTCCAGAAGAACTTCTGCTACTTTCAGCATGGATGGAAATGGAGATGAAAGTCTTTCTACTGAAGCACACAATTATGAACTCAACAACGCGTCCATTTTTACCCCAGATGAGCTGCGTCAACAAGCAGTAGAGGAGAAGAAAAGGTACAAAGCCTTGAAATCAGAAGGTAAACCTGAGGAAGCACTGAGGGCATTCAAGCATGGTAAAGAACTTGAGAGGCAAGCTGCGGCACTGGAATTAGAATTGAGAAAGAGTAGGAGAATGGCTACCAAAGCTCCTAATGTAACTGCTGTGGTTAGTTCCCAGACGACAGATAGTTCCGATGAGGTTGAAATAAAAAAGGTTTTAACTGGTAAAAGAgttaagaaagaaaagaatgaTCTTGCCTCTGAGCTCAGAGAACTAGGTTGGTCAGATGCAGATCTTCGTGATGAAACAAAGGCAGCCCCTATGAGTGTGGAAGGAGAGCTATCACAGCTTCTTAGAGAGGTGGCACCTAGATCAGTGGAGGTCAAGAAAACCGGTGGTATCGATAAATCTCAGGTTAATGCTCTAAAGAGACAAGCCCTATTGCTGAAACGAGAAGGTAGACTTAGCGAAGCAAAGGAAGAGCTGAAGAAggctaaaattttggaaaaacaACTAGAAGAACAAGAGATTTTGGGCGAAGCAGAAGAGTCTGATGACGATTTAGCTGCAATTATTCAGAACATGGACGATGATAACCATGAAGATATACTGTTGGACAATCCAAGAATCCCTGCTTTAAACTTTGAACAAATTCTGGGTGCATCTGACGATCATGCCATTGATGGTAACTTTGATGTTACAGATGATGACTTGGATGACCCAGATATGGCTGCTGCCCTAAAATCATTTGGCTGGAGTGAAGAGGATGACAAACAATTGGAAAACCATGGATCTGTTTCTTCTTCGAATCAAGAAGCACTGAATGAGAAAGTGCTTGCTCTGAAAAGAGAGACTGTCGCAAACAGAAGGTCTGGTAATGTTGCAGAAGCCATGTCATTGCTTAAAAAGGCAAAGCTACTTGAGATGGATCTGGAGACTGAAGATGTCACTATTGCAGAGATGAATGCCCGACCTGTATCAGCACCGAAAAGTAAGCTAGCAATTCAGAGAGAACTATTGGCTCTGAAGAAGAAGGCGCTAGCCTtgagaagggaagggaaggtGCATGAGGCCGAGGAAGAGTTGAAGAAAGGCAGCGTTCTTGAGAAGCAACTTGCAGAGCTTGAGAATTCTTCGAAACCTGTAACCAAGGAAACTATGAGCATAGGTTCAACGCCCCCATACAAGGTTGAACCCCCAAGTCTCGATCTTGCTGATGAAGGATATGAAGCAGAGGTCACGGACAATGACATGCACGATCCAGCATTGTTATCTGTGCTGAAAAATATGGGGTGGGAAGATGTTGATACAGATTCTGTGAAAAGAAGTGACACAGCAATTTCACATGTTGCCCAGAAGTCATCGAAAACTAAGGGTCAAATTCAGAAGGAATTGCTTGGTATAAAAAGGAAGGCTCTTGCATTCAGACGGGAAGGGAAAAACAAGGAAGCTGAGGAGGAACTGGAGAAGGCGAGGGTCTTGGAGCAGCAACTGGCAGAAATTGAAGAATCAGGTAACTTGGTTGCTAACCAACAAGTCGTTAGTACTGCTGGACATCAGATTAGGGAAAATAAACCTAATGTCCAGCATGTCCCTAGTGTTGATACTAGTTTACTCCCATCATCAGTAATCAATACAATGAAGGGGGATGTTTTGTTGCCGGTGCATGCAGATGAACCTGGTATATCGATGGGTACACTAAGTAGTTCTCCCAGCAAACCGCAGACTGAGACAATTGTTTCTAAACAAGGTCATGCAGGAAAAAGAAGTAGTGATGGAACACCCTCAGCCTTGTCGCGGTCAGCTTTTACTGATACCTTGAGAACTGAAAAGGTATCACATTCACCTTCCGATGTACTTGATCATAAAGAAGCTCAGAAGGAACATGGAGATGATACTCTCAAAGATGAGATTTTACTTCATAAGAGAAAAGCAGTTGCCTTTAAGAGAGAAGGGAAGATGGCAGAAGCTAGAGAAGAGTTGAAACTGGCAAAACTCTTAGAAAAGCGTCTTGAAGGTGCTCAACAGAACAGTGTGGATGGTGGAGATGATTCAACTACGTCTGTTGTGCAACAGAGCAACTTGATCCAACAACCTGCTAGTGCCAACAAACAGACGGACGCCTTGACCTCTGCCCCTTCACAAACAAACAAGTCAATTCAACCTCCGAAAGTAATGTCTAGCCGAGACCGTCTCAAAATCCAACGTGAATCCCTCGCTCACAAACGCAATGCACTTAAGTTACGAAGAGAAGGAAGGACTGCAGAAGCAGATGCAGAATTTGAATTGGCCAAGGCACTGGAGAGCCAACTGGAAGATTCAGATAACCAAGGTTCAAGCTCAGGAGGCAAGTCGAGTGAACCAAATGACGCTGTCGTGGAGGATCTTTTTGATCCTCAAATCATGTCCGCCCTAAAATCCATTGGTTGGAGTGACGCTGACTTGTCCACACAATCTTCTAATGCGCAACCTCCAAAGAAAGCGGAACCAAAGCAAGCTTCCGTAGCTACAAGCAAGCCTCAGAGTGAGAAAAGTCAGCTGGAAGAACAGATCAAGGGTGAGAAACTGAAGGCGCTCAACTTGAAGCGAGAAGGGAAGCAGACAGACGCCCTAGAGGCCCTTCGCTCGGCAAAGCGACTAGAGAAGAAGTTGGCATCGCTGAGCTAA
- the LOC133919185 gene encoding uncharacterized protein LOC133919185 isoform X2, producing the protein MLEKIGLPPRPSMRGAAWVVDASHCQGCSVQFSLFTRKHHCQRCGGLFCSSCTQQRMVLRGQGDSPVRICDPCKKLEEAARFELRYGHKNRAGKANTKAASKPEDEILSEILGDDGAQTQFSRKESLDSELPGRTVSTASASSSSSRRTSATFSMDGNGDESLSTEAHNYELNNASIFTPDELRQQAVEEKKRYKALKSEGKPEEALRAFKHGKELERQAAALELELRKSRRMATKAPNVTAVVSSQTTDSSDEVEIKKVLTGKRVKKEKNDLASELRELGWSDADLRDETKAAPMSVEGELSQLLREVAPRSVEVKKTGGIDKSQVNALKRQALLLKREGRLSEAKEELKKAKILEKQLEEQEILGEAEESDDDLAAIIQNMDDDNHEDILLDNPRIPALNFEQILGASDDHAIDGNFDVTDDDLDDPDMAAALKSFGWSEEDDKQLENHGSVSSSNQEALNEKVLALKRETVANRRSGNVAEAMSLLKKAKLLEMDLETEDVTIAEMNARPVSAPKSKLAIQRELLALKKKALALRREGKVHEAEEELKKGSVLEKQLAELENSSKPVTKETMSIGSTPPYKVEPPSLDLADEGYEAEVTDNDMHDPALLSVLKNMGWEDVDTDSVKRSDTAISHVAQKSSKTKGQIQKELLGIKRKALAFRREGKNKEAEEELEKARVLEQQLAEIEESDEPGISMGTLSSSPSKPQTETIVSKQGHAGKRSSDGTPSALSRSAFTDTLRTEKVSHSPSDVLDHKEAQKEHGDDTLKDEILLHKRKAVAFKREGKMAEAREELKLAKLLEKRLEGAQQNSVDGGDDSTTSVVQQSNLIQQPASANKQTDALTSAPSQTNKSIQPPKVMSSRDRLKIQRESLAHKRNALKLRREGRTAEADAEFELAKALESQLEDSDNQGSSSGGKSSEPNDAVVEDLFDPQIMSALKSIGWSDADLSTQSSNAQPPKKAEPKQASVATSKPQSEKSQLEEQIKGEKLKALNLKREGKQTDALEALRSAKRLEKKLASLS; encoded by the exons ATGTTGGAGAAGATTGGGCTGCCGCCGAGGCCGTCCATGCGAGGGGCCGCCTGGGTAGTCGATGCATCCCACTGCCAGGGTTGTTCTGTTCAATTCTCCTTGTTCACTAGGAAG CACCATTGCCAAAGATGTGGAGGCTTGTTCTGCAGCAGCTGCACCCAGCAGAGGATGGTTTTACGTGGACAGGGTGACTCACCAGTTCGAATTTGTGATCCTTGTAAAAAGCTTGAGGAAGCAGCACGCTTTGAGTTGAGATATGGACACAAAAATAGAGCTGGGAAAG CCAATACAAAAGCAGCTTCTAAACCAGAAGATGAAATTCTAAGTGAAATCCTTGGAGATGATGGAGCACAGACCCAGTTTTCTCGCAAGGAATCTCTGGATTCTGAGCTTCCTGGGAGAACCGTGAGCACTGCCAGTGCCTCCAGTTCTAGTTCCAGAAGAACTTCTGCTACTTTCAGCATGGATGGAAATGGAGATGAAAGTCTTTCTACTGAAGCACACAATTATGAACTCAACAACGCGTCCATTTTTACCCCAGATGAGCTGCGTCAACAAGCAGTAGAGGAGAAGAAAAGGTACAAAGCCTTGAAATCAGAAGGTAAACCTGAGGAAGCACTGAGGGCATTCAAGCATGGTAAAGAACTTGAGAGGCAAGCTGCGGCACTGGAATTAGAATTGAGAAAGAGTAGGAGAATGGCTACCAAAGCTCCTAATGTAACTGCTGTGGTTAGTTCCCAGACGACAGATAGTTCCGATGAGGTTGAAATAAAAAAGGTTTTAACTGGTAAAAGAgttaagaaagaaaagaatgaTCTTGCCTCTGAGCTCAGAGAACTAGGTTGGTCAGATGCAGATCTTCGTGATGAAACAAAGGCAGCCCCTATGAGTGTGGAAGGAGAGCTATCACAGCTTCTTAGAGAGGTGGCACCTAGATCAGTGGAGGTCAAGAAAACCGGTGGTATCGATAAATCTCAGGTTAATGCTCTAAAGAGACAAGCCCTATTGCTGAAACGAGAAGGTAGACTTAGCGAAGCAAAGGAAGAGCTGAAGAAggctaaaattttggaaaaacaACTAGAAGAACAAGAGATTTTGGGCGAAGCAGAAGAGTCTGATGACGATTTAGCTGCAATTATTCAGAACATGGACGATGATAACCATGAAGATATACTGTTGGACAATCCAAGAATCCCTGCTTTAAACTTTGAACAAATTCTGGGTGCATCTGACGATCATGCCATTGATGGTAACTTTGATGTTACAGATGATGACTTGGATGACCCAGATATGGCTGCTGCCCTAAAATCATTTGGCTGGAGTGAAGAGGATGACAAACAATTGGAAAACCATGGATCTGTTTCTTCTTCGAATCAAGAAGCACTGAATGAGAAAGTGCTTGCTCTGAAAAGAGAGACTGTCGCAAACAGAAGGTCTGGTAATGTTGCAGAAGCCATGTCATTGCTTAAAAAGGCAAAGCTACTTGAGATGGATCTGGAGACTGAAGATGTCACTATTGCAGAGATGAATGCCCGACCTGTATCAGCACCGAAAAGTAAGCTAGCAATTCAGAGAGAACTATTGGCTCTGAAGAAGAAGGCGCTAGCCTtgagaagggaagggaaggtGCATGAGGCCGAGGAAGAGTTGAAGAAAGGCAGCGTTCTTGAGAAGCAACTTGCAGAGCTTGAGAATTCTTCGAAACCTGTAACCAAGGAAACTATGAGCATAGGTTCAACGCCCCCATACAAGGTTGAACCCCCAAGTCTCGATCTTGCTGATGAAGGATATGAAGCAGAGGTCACGGACAATGACATGCACGATCCAGCATTGTTATCTGTGCTGAAAAATATGGGGTGGGAAGATGTTGATACAGATTCTGTGAAAAGAAGTGACACAGCAATTTCACATGTTGCCCAGAAGTCATCGAAAACTAAGGGTCAAATTCAGAAGGAATTGCTTGGTATAAAAAGGAAGGCTCTTGCATTCAGACGGGAAGGGAAAAACAAGGAAGCTGAGGAGGAACTGGAGAAGGCGAGGGTCTTGGAGCAGCAACTGGCAGAAATTGAAGAATCAG ATGAACCTGGTATATCGATGGGTACACTAAGTAGTTCTCCCAGCAAACCGCAGACTGAGACAATTGTTTCTAAACAAGGTCATGCAGGAAAAAGAAGTAGTGATGGAACACCCTCAGCCTTGTCGCGGTCAGCTTTTACTGATACCTTGAGAACTGAAAAGGTATCACATTCACCTTCCGATGTACTTGATCATAAAGAAGCTCAGAAGGAACATGGAGATGATACTCTCAAAGATGAGATTTTACTTCATAAGAGAAAAGCAGTTGCCTTTAAGAGAGAAGGGAAGATGGCAGAAGCTAGAGAAGAGTTGAAACTGGCAAAACTCTTAGAAAAGCGTCTTGAAGGTGCTCAACAGAACAGTGTGGATGGTGGAGATGATTCAACTACGTCTGTTGTGCAACAGAGCAACTTGATCCAACAACCTGCTAGTGCCAACAAACAGACGGACGCCTTGACCTCTGCCCCTTCACAAACAAACAAGTCAATTCAACCTCCGAAAGTAATGTCTAGCCGAGACCGTCTCAAAATCCAACGTGAATCCCTCGCTCACAAACGCAATGCACTTAAGTTACGAAGAGAAGGAAGGACTGCAGAAGCAGATGCAGAATTTGAATTGGCCAAGGCACTGGAGAGCCAACTGGAAGATTCAGATAACCAAGGTTCAAGCTCAGGAGGCAAGTCGAGTGAACCAAATGACGCTGTCGTGGAGGATCTTTTTGATCCTCAAATCATGTCCGCCCTAAAATCCATTGGTTGGAGTGACGCTGACTTGTCCACACAATCTTCTAATGCGCAACCTCCAAAGAAAGCGGAACCAAAGCAAGCTTCCGTAGCTACAAGCAAGCCTCAGAGTGAGAAAAGTCAGCTGGAAGAACAGATCAAGGGTGAGAAACTGAAGGCGCTCAACTTGAAGCGAGAAGGGAAGCAGACAGACGCCCTAGAGGCCCTTCGCTCGGCAAAGCGACTAGAGAAGAAGTTGGCATCGCTGAGCTAA
- the LOC133919187 gene encoding protein FLUORESCENT IN BLUE LIGHT, chloroplastic-like, whose amino-acid sequence MHAAVAYRCAAAQRCAEACSPWPSLTRDASLLPGRVRLFSGDTAAAAAPLRVGSLFQFRTFGGGGLAHLESQDWEAPRLSRALQRILSDHQKMACTDLLKSAVLSTMLILALPPEASAETCQPANSFANMPIFVAVALIGAAVGGLLARQRKEELKRLNNQLRQINMALRRQAQIESFAPGLTYAPVGRTTESDVIVDPRKQQLTINLRNGKKYLRNQDLDKAVLEFRTALELAESIGDHFEEKKAARGLGASLQRLGKYREAMRHYSKVLELSKETGEDSSCTEAYGAIADCYAELGDLERAAKVYDKYISRLQPGD is encoded by the exons atgcacGCGGCGGTCGCCTATCGCTGCGCGGCCGCGCAGCGCTGCGCCGAAGCTTGCAGCCCATGGCCTTCGCTCACGCGGGATGCGTCCCTCCTCCCCGGCCGCGTCCGCCTCTTCTCCG GcgacacggcggcggcggcggcgcccctcCGCGTCGGTTCCCTGTTCCAGTTCCGGaccttcggcggcggcggtttAGCGCACCTCGAGTCCCAGGATTGGGAGGCGCCGCGGCTGTCGCGCGCGCTCCAGCGAATCCTTTCCGATCACCAG AAAATGGCTTGTACGGACCTACTGAAATCTGCTGTACTTTCAACCATGCTGATACTCGCCCTGCCTCCTGAGGCATCAGCGGAGACGTGCCAACCAGCAAATTCTTTTGCCAATATGCCCATTTTTGTTGCTGTGGCTCTAATAGGAGCAGCTGTTGGCG GATTGTTAGCGCGACAAAGAAAAGAGGAATTAAAGCGGCTGAATAATCAACTTCGCCAGATTAACATGGCACTTAGAAGACAGGCACAGATTGAGTCGTTTGCTCCTGGCCTTACTTATGCACCAGTTGGGAGAACCACAGAAAGTGATGTTATTGTTGATCCAAGGAAGCAGCAATTGACCATAAACCTGAGAAATGGGAAGAAATACCTGAGGAATCAAGATCTTGATAAGGCAGTGCTGGAGTTCAGGACAGCTCTGGAGCTTGCCGAGAGCATTGGAGACCATTTTGAGGAGAAGAAAGCTGCACGAGGACTAG GTGCATCGCTACAACGGTTGGGAAAATACAGAGAAGCAATGAGGCACTACTCTAAAGTTCTGGAGCTATCCAAGGAGACGGGCGAGGACTCTAGCTGCACCGAGGCCTATGGCGCCATAGCCGACTGCTACGCCGAGCTTGGCGATCTGGAGCGAGCAGCGAAGGTGTATGACAAGTACATATCGAGGCTGCAGCCTGGCGATTAA